One stretch of Bombus pascuorum chromosome 14, iyBomPasc1.1, whole genome shotgun sequence DNA includes these proteins:
- the LOC132914181 gene encoding uncharacterized protein LOC132914181 isoform X2 — translation MWLALPMVSLLIRAILANSEIDNMVLPDIMDLENESDDILTDNYTERPGNDIWKVWKKTSFDPWSGKRAKEYSRSKIDSQGKRTKLTHDWYDQDTPTNEFSNVKRITESVEWTPFNSWGGKRAEKLNNRDSILALTRDPHNLHPMAKGRKLGDEKLAIEMKNWLSSMCNTCAKKHCCSEIEKKTEQNEQYKKPRAWGPWHGKRSLKTYTFRFGNEYFTVPANSIKGERNFSPFREHN, via the exons ATGTGGTTGGCGCTTCCTATGGTTTCTCTTTTGATACGCGCGATTCTCGCAAATTCAGAAATCGACAATATGGTCCTACCGGACATAATGGACCTTGAAAACGAAAGCGACGATATACTGACCGATAATTATACCGAAAGACCTGGGAACGATATATGGAAAGTGTGGAAAAAGACATCGTTCGACCCTTGGAGTGGTAAACGAGCAAAAGAGTATTCTCGATCGAAAATCGATTCACAaggaaaacgaacgaaacttACACACGATTGGTACGATCAAGACACACCTACGAATGAATTTAGCAATGTTAAAAGAATAACAGAAAGTGTCGAGTGGACGCCTTTTAATAGTTGGGGTGGAAAAAGAGCGGAGAAACTGAACAATCGAGATTCAATTTTAGCATTAACGAGAGATCCTCATAACCTTCACCCGATGGCAAAAg GAAGAAAACTTGGCGACGAAAAACTCGCTATCGAAATGAAGAATTGGTTATCTTCTATGTGTAACACCTGCGCTAAAAAACATTG TTGCAGTGAAATTGAGAAGAAAACGGAACAAAACGAACAATATAAGAAACCCAGAGCGTGGGGTCCATGGCATGGGAAAAGAAGTTTAAAAACATATACCTTTCGTTTCGGAAATGAATACTTCACGGTACCGGCCAATTCTATAAAAGGCGAGAGGAACTTTTCTCCTTTCAGAGAACACAATTAA
- the LOC132914181 gene encoding uncharacterized protein LOC132914181 isoform X1 produces MWLALPMVSLLIRAILANSEIDNMVLPDIMDLENESDDILTDNYTERPGNDIWKVWKKTSFDPWSGKRAKEYSRSKIDSQGKRTKLTHDWYDQDTPTNEFSNVKRITESVEWTPFNSWGGKRAEKLNNRDSILALTRDPHNLHPMAKDELIAGRKLGDEKLAIEMKNWLSSMCNTCAKKHCCSEIEKKTEQNEQYKKPRAWGPWHGKRSLKTYTFRFGNEYFTVPANSIKGERNFSPFREHN; encoded by the exons ATGTGGTTGGCGCTTCCTATGGTTTCTCTTTTGATACGCGCGATTCTCGCAAATTCAGAAATCGACAATATGGTCCTACCGGACATAATGGACCTTGAAAACGAAAGCGACGATATACTGACCGATAATTATACCGAAAGACCTGGGAACGATATATGGAAAGTGTGGAAAAAGACATCGTTCGACCCTTGGAGTGGTAAACGAGCAAAAGAGTATTCTCGATCGAAAATCGATTCACAaggaaaacgaacgaaacttACACACGATTGGTACGATCAAGACACACCTACGAATGAATTTAGCAATGTTAAAAGAATAACAGAAAGTGTCGAGTGGACGCCTTTTAATAGTTGGGGTGGAAAAAGAGCGGAGAAACTGAACAATCGAGATTCAATTTTAGCATTAACGAGAGATCCTCATAACCTTCACCCGATGGCAAAAg ATGAACTCATTGCAGGAAGAAAACTTGGCGACGAAAAACTCGCTATCGAAATGAAGAATTGGTTATCTTCTATGTGTAACACCTGCGCTAAAAAACATTG TTGCAGTGAAATTGAGAAGAAAACGGAACAAAACGAACAATATAAGAAACCCAGAGCGTGGGGTCCATGGCATGGGAAAAGAAGTTTAAAAACATATACCTTTCGTTTCGGAAATGAATACTTCACGGTACCGGCCAATTCTATAAAAGGCGAGAGGAACTTTTCTCCTTTCAGAGAACACAATTAA